Proteins from a genomic interval of Candidatus Fokinia cryptica:
- the hisS gene encoding histidine--tRNA ligase, whose product MISHISGYPEIAIKYQNMFCCMIQKMQKELHSYGFESLDTSPVEKLDALLSKSGDNEIYGIQRANDRGSNFSPELGLRFDLTFSFARYVAQHSNDIIFPYKRYQTGYVWRGDRPQNGRYRQFYQFDIDIVNRGNELFWSEVEVVCLLSKCLHILGLDKFTILVNHKDILSGIFESLDIPQEKFLEIARLLDKTDKIKIDTFATLLEENNCNRKQIDKICELVAIDFTKESMEVQTKILEQFTSSKKFHESLEYMRKLIAFTKNLNAFHDNIVLIPRLARGLSYYTGFVCEVVTESDYKLGSICGGGTYSNLISNLGSKQQYGGVGVSIGLYRLFKLLTDTYQEKYENTIMITTQDYSMMVVYMKLANQLRALSLNVFVYTEKQTLSNQLKYASKRKFKFAIIFDKKEHQEGVAILRNMEEGIQSTVKLNELPHIVGRMVENT is encoded by the coding sequence ATGATAAGTCACATATCAGGATATCCTGAAATCGCAATAAAGTATCAGAACATGTTCTGTTGCATGATTCAAAAAATGCAGAAGGAACTTCACTCGTATGGATTTGAAAGCTTAGATACATCACCAGTAGAAAAACTCGATGCATTGCTATCTAAAAGTGGCGATAACGAGATATACGGAATACAAAGAGCGAATGATAGGGGTAGTAATTTTTCTCCAGAACTAGGATTAAGATTTGATTTAACGTTTTCTTTCGCTCGGTATGTTGCTCAACATAGCAATGATATTATTTTTCCATATAAAAGATATCAAACTGGATATGTTTGGCGTGGAGATAGACCGCAAAATGGACGTTATAGACAATTTTATCAATTCGACATTGATATAGTTAATAGAGGAAATGAACTATTTTGGTCTGAGGTAGAAGTAGTATGCTTACTCTCGAAATGCTTGCACATTTTAGGGTTAGATAAATTCACTATTTTAGTAAATCATAAAGATATCTTGAGTGGTATATTCGAAAGCTTAGATATTCCTCAAGAAAAATTTCTTGAGATCGCTAGGTTACTTGATAAAACAGATAAAATTAAGATCGATACATTTGCAACATTACTAGAAGAAAATAACTGCAATAGAAAACAAATTGATAAGATATGCGAATTAGTAGCGATTGATTTTACTAAAGAATCAATGGAAGTACAAACAAAGATACTAGAACAATTTACGTCTTCGAAGAAATTTCATGAAAGCTTGGAATATATGAGAAAATTGATAGCTTTTACAAAAAATCTAAACGCATTTCATGATAACATAGTACTAATACCACGATTAGCTCGTGGCTTAAGCTATTATACCGGATTTGTTTGTGAAGTAGTTACAGAAAGTGATTATAAGCTAGGCAGTATATGCGGAGGCGGTACATATTCTAATCTTATAAGTAATTTAGGTTCAAAGCAGCAGTATGGAGGAGTTGGTGTATCAATAGGATTGTATAGATTATTTAAATTGCTTACCGATACATATCAAGAAAAGTACGAAAACACTATTATGATCACTACTCAGGATTATTCGATGATGGTAGTGTATATGAAACTAGCAAACCAGCTGAGAGCTTTATCATTAAATGTGTTTGTGTATACTGAAAAACAAACCCTTTCAAATCAATTAAAATACGCTTCTAAAAGAAAATTTAAATTTGCTATTATATTTGATAAAAAAGAGCATCAGGAAGGAGTTGCAATATTAAGAAATATGGAAGAAGGTATACAATCTACCGTAAAATTAAACGAATTGCCTCATATTGTAGGGCGAATGGTAGAAAATACGTAA